In Amaranthus tricolor cultivar Red isolate AtriRed21 chromosome 5, ASM2621246v1, whole genome shotgun sequence, a genomic segment contains:
- the LOC130813181 gene encoding molybdopterin biosynthesis protein CNX1-like has product MMITVDEALKIVLGVTPILDSVTVPLHQAHGRILAQDIQAPDPLPPYPASIKDGYAVVSADGPGEYHVITESRAGNDAVDVTITPGTVAYVTTGGPIPDGADAVVQVEDTEQIEIEPSQPKRVRILVQTRPGFDIRPVGCDIEKGDVVLKCGQLVGASEIGLLATVGVTMVKVYRTPTIGVLSTGDELVEPTTKHLGRGQIRDSNRAMLLAAAVQQSCNVVDLGIARDDVEELEKIMDRAFSAGVDIILTSGGVSMGDRDYVKPLLERRGKVHFSKVLMKPGKPLTFAEINMKSTQDVNVNKVLAFGLPGNPVGCLVCFHLFVVPVIRRLSGWRNSDLLRVHARLEKPIKTDSARPEFHRATLIWKENDGSGNPGFVAESTGQQTSSRLLSMKSANALLELPAGGALLPAGTSVPAIVISDLLSSSVKKDSLLQRSPSETAASNLWDPAVLVQVAILTVSDTVASGSGPDRSGPRAISVVNASSERLGGAKVVSTAVVPDDVPKIKDVLQRWCDVDKVDLIITLGGTGFTPRDVTPEATKEVIEKETPGLLYVMMQESLKVTPFAMLSRSAAGIRGSTLVCPTLIFVLLRN; this is encoded by the exons ATGATGATAACAGTAGATGAAGCACTGAAAATTGTATTGGGAGTAACTCCAATTCTGGATTCCGTTACTGTCCCACTTCACCAAGCTCATGGCAGAATCTTAGCCCAAGATATTCAAGCTCCTGATCCTCTTCCTCCTTACCCTGCATCCATTAAG GACGGTTATGCAGTGGTTTCTGCAGATGGTCCGGGGGAATACCATGTAATTACTGAATCGAGGGCCGGAAATGATGCTGTTGATGTGACTATCACTCCTGGAACTGTTGCCTATGTGACTACTGGAG GACCTATTCCTGATGGGGCTGATGCGGTAGTTCAGGTGGAAGATACAGAGCAAATTGAAATTGAACCTAGCCAACCTAAACGAGTGAGAATATTGGTGCAAACTCGGCCTGGTTTTGATATTCGTCCAGTG GGCTGTGACATTGAGAAAGGTGATGTGGTGTTGAAGTGTGGTCAACTTGTTGGTGCTTCTGAAATTGGATTGCTTGCCACTGTGGGTGTCACAATGGTAAAG GTATATCGTACTCCAACAATCGGTGTGCTCTCAACTGGTGATGAACTAGTGGAGCCAACAACCAAACATCTTGGTCGTGGTCAG ATTAGGGACTCCAATCGTGCTATGCTACTAGCAGCGGCAGTTCAACAGAGCTGTAATGTTGTGGACCTAGGCATTGCTCGTGATGATGTAGAAGAACTTGAAAAAATCATGGACAGAGCGTTTTCTGCTGGAGTTGACATAATTTTAACTTCTGGTGGTGTTTCTATGGGAGACCGAGATTATGTGAAGCCATTGCTTGAGAGGAGAGGAAAAGTGCATTTCAGCAAG GTTCTCATGAAACCAGGAAAACCTCTAACATTTGCTGAGATCAATATGAAGTCAACTCAAGATGTGAATGTCAATAAAGTTCTTGCCTTTGGGTTACCTGGAAATCCAGTGGGCTGTTTAGTTTGTTTCCATCTTTTTGTTGTGCCTGTTATTCGCCGTCTTTCTGGATGGAGAAACTCCGACCTTTTGAG GGTTCATGCCCGTCTTGAGAAGCCTATTAAAACAGATTCTGCCCGACCTGAATTTCACCGTGCCACTCTTATCTGGAAGGAAAATGATGGATCTGGCAATCCTGG TTTTGTTGCTGAGAGCACTGGTCAGCAGACAAGCAGTCGTCTTTTGAGTATGAAGTCTGCAAATGCATTGTTAGAGCTTCCAGCTGGAGGTGCCTTGCTTCCTGCCGGAACATCTGTGCCTGCCATTGTTATTTCTGATTTACTCAGTTCTTCTGTGAAAAAGGATTCATTATTGCAAAGGTCACCCAGCGAAACTGCTGCAAGCAACCTTTGGGATCCTGCAGTTCTAGTCCAAGTTGCTATTCTGACAGTTAGTGATACTGTTGCATCAGGGTCTGGGCCTGATCGTAG TGGTCCAAGAGCCATTTCTGTGGTAAATGCTTCCTCAGAAAGGCTAGGAGGAGCAAAGGTAGTTTCAACTGCTGTTGTTCCGGATGATGTACCCAAAATTAAGGATGTTTTGCAGAGATGGTGTGATGTCGATAAAGTGGATCTAATTATCACTCTAG GTGGCACTGGGTTCACCCCAAGAGATGTTACTCCCGAAGCAACAAAAGAAGTAATTGAGAAAGAAACACCCGGTCTTCTGTATGTCATGATGCAAGAGAGTCTTAAG GTGACGCCATTTGCCATGCTCTCACGTTCAGCTGCTGGAATAAGAGGATCTACTCTGGTATGCCCAACCTTAATTTTTGTACTTTTAAGAAATTAA
- the LOC130813424 gene encoding uncharacterized protein LOC130813424 yields the protein MNCLFWNIRGIGKGEKTLSIRSLVKKKNVSFMGLAETKHRKPFQSRLKRLWGNDDYDYFKHTGSRWILIEGRINSQNFECCIGVIYGHNDRLSRLMMFEELKVKAGSINKPILVLGDFNVTIHSGERTGAVTCIRSMRDFSKWINDLRLLDIPLHGVRFTWRRNESKSRLDRALCDNEWLTRFPNMNLMGLSRSFSDHNPLLLVLEVCNDWGPKPFRCYDAWFLHPNFKNFIINEWHRAPNVPLHTKLKILKTPLRT from the exons ATGAATTGTCTTTTCTGGAACATTCGGGGAATTGGGAAAGGGGAAAAAACTCTATCAATTAGATCTCTTGTTAAGAAGAAAAATGTGTCATTCATGGGTTTAGCAGAAACAAAACATCGAAAACCTTTTCAGTCCAGACTAAAAAGGTTATGGGGGAATGATGACTATGATTACT TCAAACATACGGGAAGTAGATGGATCCTCATAGAAGGGCGGATCAATAGCCAAAACTTCGAGTGCTGCATAGGGGTCATCTACGGGCACAATGATAGACTTAGTAGATTGATGATGTTTGAGGAGCTCAAAGTGAAGGCGGGGTCTATAAACAAACCAATCCTTGTCCTTGGAGACTTCAATGTTACAATACACTCAGGGGAAAGAACAGGAGCCGTCACATGTATCCGTAGTATGAGGGATTTCTCCAAGTGGATAAATGATTTAAGGTTACTTGATATTCCGCTTCATGGGGTGAGGTTTACATGGAGAAGAAATGAGTCCAAAAGCAGGCTGGATAGAGCCTTATGTGACAATGAATGGTTGACAAGATTCCCAAACATGAACTTGATGGGCCTAAGTAGAAGTTTCTCAGACCATAATCCCCTGCTCCTGGTGTTGGAAGTGTGCAATGACTGGGGCCCGAAACCCTTCAGATGTTATGATGCTTGGTTCCTGCACCCGAATTTCAAAAACTTCATCATCAACGAATGGCATAGAGCTCCTAATGTACCACTACACACCAAGTTAAAAATTCTGAAGACCCCTCTAAGAACCTAG